From the Lathyrus oleraceus cultivar Zhongwan6 chromosome 4, CAAS_Psat_ZW6_1.0, whole genome shotgun sequence genome, one window contains:
- the LOC127073776 gene encoding two-component response regulator-like APRR1 isoform X1 yields the protein METEEHELIDLNSNESNCGGNNSKNGDGFIDRSKVRILLCDNDSKSSEEVFTLLLNCSYQVTSVKSARQVIDALNAEGQYIDIILAEVDLPIKKGMKMLKYIARDKELRRIPIIMMSAQDEVSIVVKCLRLGAADYLVKPLRTNELLNLWTHMWRRRRMLGLIENNIVNYDFDLVASDPSDANTNSTTLFSDDTDERSKRSTNPEPGISIQHEHEAIVATTAAVIEELPYANLSEYQPDVPGISDRRTGSSGQHPPCNRVTDGGFDDYSSGPKKSELRIGESSAFFTYVKATATATKSNFEEIVHVEDNSTSQGVEDMNQVYSQQGGNDLQRHEIGEMIESCSQDDLPRSNSIPDSFSIERSCTPVSMEVSQQNDHYKEEHPRGVVHPRSGNYGSELNPPGMPSQHAYQYYIPGVVNHVMMPSSAQLYQNNIQDLQNHASSSMIAQYSHLPQCPPHATGMAPYPYFPMNICLQTGQVSTTHSWPSLGSSTSKLSKVDRREAALMKFRQKRKERCFDKKIRYVNRKQLAERRPRVRGQFVRKLNGINVDLNGQPASTDYDNDDDDEEEENNGARDSSPKDA from the exons ATGGAGACTGAGGAACATGAACTTATTGATTTGAACAGCAACGAGAGTAATTGTGGTGGAAATAATAGCAAGAACGGTGATGGATTCATTGACAGGAGTAAAGTTAGGATTTTGCTTTGTGATAACGATTCCAAGAGTTCTGAAGAGGTTTTCACTCTTCTTTTGAATTGCTCTTATCAAG TTACATCTGTAAAATCAGCAAGGCAAGTGATTGATGCATTGAACGCAGAAGGGCAATATATAGACATCATACTAGCGGAAGTCGACCTTCCAATAAAAAAGGGCATGAAGATGTTGAAATACATAGCACGGGATAAAGAATTGCGCCGAATCCCTATTATAA TGATGTCTGCACAAGATGAGGTATCAATTGTTGTAAAGTGCTTGAGGCTTGGAGCAGCAGATTATCTAGTAAAGCCTTTACGTACTAATGAGCTATTAAATTTGTGGACGCACATGTGGAGAAGGAGACGCATG CTTGGTCTTATAGAGAACAACATCGTGAATTATGATTTTGATCTGGTAGCATCAGACCCAAGTGATGCCAATACAAATAGTACCACCTTGTTCTCTGATGACACAGATGAGAGGTCCAAAAGAAGCACTAACCCAGAGCCTGGAATTTCAATCCAACATGAACACGAG GCTATCGTTGCCACCACTGCTGCTGTTATTGAGGAACTTCCATATGCTAATCTATCAGAATATCAGCCCGATGTACCCGGAATTAGTGATCGAAGAACAG GTTCATCAGGACAGCATCCGCCGTGCAACAGAGTTACGGATGGTGGCTTTGATG ATTATTCATCAGGTCCAAAGAAGAGTGAACTAAGAATTGGAGAGTCATCAGCCTTTTTCACTTATGTCAAagcaacagcaacagcaacaaaGAGCAACTTTGAAGAGATTGTGCATGTCGAAGATAATAGTACTTCACAAGGAGTGGAAGATATGAATCAAGTGTATTCTCAACAAGGGGGTAATGACCTTCAAAGACATGAAATTGGAGAAATGATTGAAAGCTGTTCCCAGGATGACTTACCCAGAAGCAACAGTATACCTGATTCTTTCTCTATCGAGAGATCGTGTACCCCTGTATCAATGGAGGTTTCACAACAAAATGATCATTACAAGGAAGAACATCCACGGGGGGTGGTTCATCCAAGAAGTGGTAATTATGGTTCTGAGCTCAACCCACCGGGAATGCCATCTCAACATGCTTATCAGTATTATATACCAGGAGTTGTTaatcatgttatgatgccatcATCAGCACAACTGTATCAAAATAATATCCAGGATCTTCAGAATCATGCTAGTTCATCTATGATTGCCCAGTACAGTCATCTTCCCCAATGTCCACCTCATGCAACTGGGATGGCACCCTACCCGTATTTTCCAATGAATATTTGCTTACAAACTGGTCAGGTTTCTACAACTCATTCATGGCCATCATTAGGAAGTTCAACTTCAAAGTTGAGCAAAGTTGATAGGAGAGAAGCAGCATTGATGAAGTTTAGACAGAAAAGAAAAGAGCGCTGCTTTGATAAGAAAATTAGGTATGTCAATCGGAAACAACTTGCAGAAAGGCGGCCTCGTGTTAGGGGACAGTTTGTCAGAAAGTTGAATGGTATCAATGTGGATCTAAATGGACAACCTGCTTCTACTGACtatgataatgatgatgatgacgaGGAGGAAGAAAACAATGGCGCGAGAGATTCCTCTCCTAAGGATGCTTGA
- the LOC127073776 gene encoding two-component response regulator-like APRR1 isoform X2, translated as METEEHELIDLNSNESNCGGNNSKNGDGFIDRSKVRILLCDNDSKSSEEVFTLLLNCSYQVTSVKSARQVIDALNAEGQYIDIILAEVDLPIKKGMKMLKYIARDKELRRIPIIMMSAQDEVSIVVKCLRLGAADYLVKPLRTNELLNLWTHMWRRRRMLGLIENNIVNYDFDLVASDPSDANTNSTTLFSDDTDERSKRSTNPEPGISIQHEHEAIVATTAAVIEELPYANLSEYQPDVPGISDRRTGSSGQHPPCNRVTDGGFDGPKKSELRIGESSAFFTYVKATATATKSNFEEIVHVEDNSTSQGVEDMNQVYSQQGGNDLQRHEIGEMIESCSQDDLPRSNSIPDSFSIERSCTPVSMEVSQQNDHYKEEHPRGVVHPRSGNYGSELNPPGMPSQHAYQYYIPGVVNHVMMPSSAQLYQNNIQDLQNHASSSMIAQYSHLPQCPPHATGMAPYPYFPMNICLQTGQVSTTHSWPSLGSSTSKLSKVDRREAALMKFRQKRKERCFDKKIRYVNRKQLAERRPRVRGQFVRKLNGINVDLNGQPASTDYDNDDDDEEEENNGARDSSPKDA; from the exons ATGGAGACTGAGGAACATGAACTTATTGATTTGAACAGCAACGAGAGTAATTGTGGTGGAAATAATAGCAAGAACGGTGATGGATTCATTGACAGGAGTAAAGTTAGGATTTTGCTTTGTGATAACGATTCCAAGAGTTCTGAAGAGGTTTTCACTCTTCTTTTGAATTGCTCTTATCAAG TTACATCTGTAAAATCAGCAAGGCAAGTGATTGATGCATTGAACGCAGAAGGGCAATATATAGACATCATACTAGCGGAAGTCGACCTTCCAATAAAAAAGGGCATGAAGATGTTGAAATACATAGCACGGGATAAAGAATTGCGCCGAATCCCTATTATAA TGATGTCTGCACAAGATGAGGTATCAATTGTTGTAAAGTGCTTGAGGCTTGGAGCAGCAGATTATCTAGTAAAGCCTTTACGTACTAATGAGCTATTAAATTTGTGGACGCACATGTGGAGAAGGAGACGCATG CTTGGTCTTATAGAGAACAACATCGTGAATTATGATTTTGATCTGGTAGCATCAGACCCAAGTGATGCCAATACAAATAGTACCACCTTGTTCTCTGATGACACAGATGAGAGGTCCAAAAGAAGCACTAACCCAGAGCCTGGAATTTCAATCCAACATGAACACGAG GCTATCGTTGCCACCACTGCTGCTGTTATTGAGGAACTTCCATATGCTAATCTATCAGAATATCAGCCCGATGTACCCGGAATTAGTGATCGAAGAACAG GTTCATCAGGACAGCATCCGCCGTGCAACAGAGTTACGGATGGTGGCTTTGATG GTCCAAAGAAGAGTGAACTAAGAATTGGAGAGTCATCAGCCTTTTTCACTTATGTCAAagcaacagcaacagcaacaaaGAGCAACTTTGAAGAGATTGTGCATGTCGAAGATAATAGTACTTCACAAGGAGTGGAAGATATGAATCAAGTGTATTCTCAACAAGGGGGTAATGACCTTCAAAGACATGAAATTGGAGAAATGATTGAAAGCTGTTCCCAGGATGACTTACCCAGAAGCAACAGTATACCTGATTCTTTCTCTATCGAGAGATCGTGTACCCCTGTATCAATGGAGGTTTCACAACAAAATGATCATTACAAGGAAGAACATCCACGGGGGGTGGTTCATCCAAGAAGTGGTAATTATGGTTCTGAGCTCAACCCACCGGGAATGCCATCTCAACATGCTTATCAGTATTATATACCAGGAGTTGTTaatcatgttatgatgccatcATCAGCACAACTGTATCAAAATAATATCCAGGATCTTCAGAATCATGCTAGTTCATCTATGATTGCCCAGTACAGTCATCTTCCCCAATGTCCACCTCATGCAACTGGGATGGCACCCTACCCGTATTTTCCAATGAATATTTGCTTACAAACTGGTCAGGTTTCTACAACTCATTCATGGCCATCATTAGGAAGTTCAACTTCAAAGTTGAGCAAAGTTGATAGGAGAGAAGCAGCATTGATGAAGTTTAGACAGAAAAGAAAAGAGCGCTGCTTTGATAAGAAAATTAGGTATGTCAATCGGAAACAACTTGCAGAAAGGCGGCCTCGTGTTAGGGGACAGTTTGTCAGAAAGTTGAATGGTATCAATGTGGATCTAAATGGACAACCTGCTTCTACTGACtatgataatgatgatgatgacgaGGAGGAAGAAAACAATGGCGCGAGAGATTCCTCTCCTAAGGATGCTTGA